The following are encoded in a window of Thiohalophilus sp. genomic DNA:
- the tpiA gene encoding triose-phosphate isomerase, with product MRQPLIAGNWKMNGSRTDNTVLLDGIKAGIGDVKAAEVAVCVPYVYLADVQLQLEGTSIAWGAQNLSKEEKGAFTGEISAAMLLDFGCKYVIVGHSERRSLYGEDAPLVAEKFEVARQAGLKPILCVGESLEEREQGITEQVVARQIDAVIQHAGVTALADGVIAYEPVWAIGTGKTATPEQAQEVHAFIRGQIVKHDAAVAEGLRIQYGGSMNAANAAELLAKPDIDGGLIGGASLKAEDFLTICQAAG from the coding sequence ATGCGTCAGCCACTGATCGCCGGCAACTGGAAAATGAACGGTTCGCGCACGGATAACACGGTCCTGCTGGACGGGATCAAGGCGGGCATCGGCGACGTCAAAGCAGCGGAAGTGGCCGTCTGTGTTCCCTATGTCTATCTGGCGGATGTCCAGCTGCAGCTGGAGGGGACCTCCATCGCCTGGGGCGCCCAGAACCTGAGCAAGGAAGAGAAGGGCGCCTTTACCGGTGAAATCTCTGCCGCCATGCTGCTCGATTTCGGCTGCAAATACGTTATCGTCGGTCACTCGGAGCGCCGCAGCCTCTACGGCGAAGATGCCCCGCTGGTGGCCGAGAAATTCGAAGTGGCCCGTCAGGCCGGCCTCAAGCCGATTTTGTGTGTCGGCGAATCGCTCGAGGAGCGGGAGCAGGGGATCACCGAACAGGTGGTGGCTCGTCAGATCGACGCAGTGATCCAGCACGCCGGGGTAACGGCGCTGGCCGACGGCGTGATCGCCTATGAGCCGGTCTGGGCCATCGGCACCGGCAAGACCGCGACTCCGGAACAGGCCCAGGAGGTCCATGCCTTTATTCGCGGCCAGATTGTCAAACACGATGCGGCGGTCGCTGAAGGCTTGCGGATTCAATACGGCGGCAGCATGAACGCCGCCAATGCCGCCGAACTGCTGGCCAAGCCGGATATCGACGGCGGCCTGATCGGCGGCGCCTCACTCAAAGCGGAGGATTTTCTGACCATCTGCCAGGCAGCGGGTTAG
- the secG gene encoding preprotein translocase subunit SecG, with translation MLYNIILVLHVIVAVTLVVMVLLQQGKGADAGAAFGGGGGGGASGTMFGSRGAANFLTRFTAVLAFLFFGLSLALFTLAGDVSKPESIVDQAERQSQESTVPAAPESAAPEDGAPVDVPKSE, from the coding sequence ATGTTGTATAACATTATTCTGGTATTGCATGTCATTGTTGCCGTGACACTGGTTGTGATGGTGCTGCTGCAACAGGGCAAGGGCGCCGATGCCGGCGCCGCGTTTGGTGGCGGCGGTGGTGGCGGCGCCTCGGGCACCATGTTTGGCTCGCGTGGCGCGGCGAACTTTCTGACCCGTTTCACGGCGGTGCTGGCGTTTCTGTTTTTCGGCCTGTCCCTGGCGCTGTTTACCCTGGCCGGGGATGTCAGCAAACCCGAAAGCATCGTGGATCAGGCCGAGCGGCAGTCGCAGGAAAGCACCGTGCCGGCCGCGCCCGAATCGGCTGCTCCGGAAGACGGCGCGCCGGTGGACGTGCCGAAGTCGGAGTAG
- a CDS encoding NADH-quinone oxidoreductase subunit A produces the protein MLENYLPVLIFMIVGLTVGVVMIVLGFVLAPSRPDSEKLSPYECGFEAFEDSRMKFDVRYYLVAILFIIFDLEIAFLFPWGVVLEDIGMFGYVAMAIFLGILVIGFIYEWKKGALEWE, from the coding sequence ATGTTAGAGAACTATCTGCCGGTTCTCATATTCATGATTGTCGGTTTGACCGTCGGCGTCGTCATGATTGTGCTTGGCTTTGTCCTGGCGCCGAGCCGTCCTGACAGTGAAAAACTCTCTCCCTATGAGTGCGGCTTCGAGGCGTTCGAGGATTCCCGCATGAAGTTCGACGTGCGTTATTATCTCGTTGCGATTCTGTTTATTATTTTCGATCTGGAAATTGCATTTCTGTTTCCATGGGGCGTGGTTCTCGAGGACATTGGTATGTTCGGTTACGTTGCCATGGCGATCTTCCTGGGGATTCTGGTTATCGGCTTCATTTATGAATGGAAAAAAGGAGCCCTGGAATGGGAATAG
- a CDS encoding NuoB/complex I 20 kDa subunit family protein, whose product MGIEGLLKEGYVTTTADRLINWARTGSMWPMTFGLACCAVEMMHAAAARYDMDRMGLIFRPSPRQSDVMIVAGTLVNKMAPALRKVYDQMAEPRWVISMGSCANGGGYYHYSYSVVRGCDRIVPVDIYVPGCPPTAEALLYGVMQLQNKIKRTNTIAR is encoded by the coding sequence ATGGGAATAGAAGGGTTACTCAAAGAAGGTTACGTTACGACCACGGCTGATCGGTTGATTAACTGGGCGCGCACCGGTTCGATGTGGCCCATGACCTTCGGTCTGGCCTGTTGCGCCGTGGAGATGATGCATGCCGCAGCGGCTCGTTACGACATGGATCGCATGGGTCTGATTTTCCGGCCCAGCCCACGGCAATCGGATGTGATGATCGTCGCCGGTACCCTGGTGAACAAGATGGCGCCGGCCCTGCGCAAGGTCTATGACCAGATGGCCGAGCCGCGCTGGGTGATCTCCATGGGCTCTTGCGCCAACGGCGGCGGTTATTATCACTATTCCTATTCCGTGGTCCGCGGCTGCGATCGGATTGTACCGGTGGATATTTATGTCCCGGGCTGCCCGCCCACGGCCGAGGCGTTGCTGTATGGCGTCATGCAGTTGCAGAACAAAATAAAAAGAACCAACACCATAGCGCGCTGA
- a CDS encoding NADH-quinone oxidoreductase subunit C — translation MSRYYKQLAEQVREKFGNRIQSCDVDWGELTIVADRHKLLDVAVTLRDDPEFAFAELIDVCGVDYSEYGGEGQWQGARFASVYHLLSIEHNHRLRLKVMLDNEPPVIPSMVDVWASANWFEREAFDLYGIVYEGHPDLRRILTDYGFIGHPFRKDFPLIGNVEMRYDPEKQRVVYQPVSIEPRVAQQRVIRDDHRYADRLLQEEEE, via the coding sequence ATGTCCAGATACTATAAACAACTGGCCGAGCAGGTCCGGGAAAAATTTGGCAATCGCATCCAGTCCTGTGACGTGGACTGGGGTGAGCTGACGATCGTTGCCGACCGGCATAAACTGTTGGATGTGGCTGTGACCTTACGTGATGATCCCGAATTCGCATTTGCCGAGTTGATCGATGTTTGTGGCGTGGATTACAGCGAGTATGGCGGCGAAGGGCAGTGGCAGGGGGCGCGTTTTGCGTCGGTCTATCACCTGTTATCGATTGAACACAATCACCGTCTGCGTCTGAAGGTTATGCTGGATAACGAACCGCCGGTGATTCCATCCATGGTGGACGTCTGGGCCTCGGCTAACTGGTTCGAACGCGAGGCCTTCGATCTGTACGGCATCGTCTATGAAGGCCATCCCGATCTGCGCCGCATCCTGACCGACTATGGCTTTATCGGCCATCCGTTCCGCAAGGATTTCCCGTTGATCGGGAACGTGGAAATGCGCTACGACCCGGAAAAACAGCGTGTGGTCTACCAGCCGGTCAGTATCGAGCCGCGGGTTGCCCAACAACGGGTGATCCGTGACGATCATCGTTATGCCGATCGTCTGCTGCAGGAAGAAGAGGAGTAA
- a CDS encoding NADH-quinone oxidoreductase subunit D, translating to MPEIRNYTLNFGPQHPAAHGVLRLVLEMDGEVIQRADPHVGLLHRATEKLAESKPYNQTIPYMDRLDYVSMMCNEHGYVLALEKLLDITPPIRAQYIRVMFDELTRILNHLMWLGTHALDVGAMTMFLYCFREREDLMDMYEAVSGARMHAAYYRPGGVYRDLPGKMAQYQSSKYKNEAETKRLNEARSGSLLDFIEEFVQRFPVNIDEYETLLTDNRIWKQRTVGIGVVSPERAQQLGFTGPMLRGSGIEWDLRKKQPYEVYDRMDFDIPVGVNGDCYDRYLVRIEEMRQSTRIIKQCIEWLRNNSGPVILDDHKFTPPKREEMKDDMEALIHHFKLFTEGYTLPAGEVYTAIEHPKGELGVYLVSDGANKPYRLKVRAPGFSHLAAMDEMSEGHMLADVVAIIGTMDIVFGEIDR from the coding sequence ATGCCCGAGATCCGAAACTACACGTTGAATTTCGGGCCCCAGCATCCGGCCGCGCATGGCGTGTTGCGTCTGGTACTGGAGATGGACGGCGAGGTGATTCAACGCGCCGATCCGCATGTCGGTTTGCTGCATCGCGCGACCGAAAAGCTGGCGGAAAGCAAGCCGTACAACCAGACCATTCCCTACATGGACCGGCTCGATTACGTCTCCATGATGTGTAATGAGCACGGCTATGTGCTGGCGCTCGAGAAATTGCTGGATATCACACCGCCGATACGTGCGCAGTACATCCGGGTCATGTTTGATGAGCTTACCCGGATTCTGAATCATTTGATGTGGCTGGGTACCCATGCACTCGACGTGGGCGCCATGACCATGTTCCTGTATTGCTTCCGCGAACGCGAAGATCTGATGGATATGTACGAAGCGGTCTCCGGCGCACGCATGCATGCCGCCTATTACCGTCCCGGCGGTGTGTATCGCGACTTGCCCGGCAAGATGGCGCAGTACCAGAGCAGCAAGTACAAGAACGAAGCCGAGACCAAACGACTGAACGAAGCGCGCAGCGGATCGCTGCTCGACTTTATCGAGGAGTTTGTACAGCGCTTTCCGGTCAACATCGACGAATACGAAACGCTGTTGACCGACAATCGCATCTGGAAGCAGCGCACCGTCGGCATTGGCGTGGTGTCTCCCGAGCGCGCCCAGCAACTTGGCTTTACCGGTCCGATGTTGCGGGGTTCCGGGATCGAATGGGACCTGCGCAAGAAGCAGCCTTATGAAGTTTATGACAGGATGGATTTCGACATTCCGGTCGGTGTTAACGGGGATTGCTACGATCGTTATCTGGTGCGGATCGAGGAAATGCGCCAGTCGACCCGGATCATCAAGCAGTGCATCGAGTGGCTGCGTAATAATTCCGGTCCGGTGATCCTCGACGATCACAAATTCACTCCACCCAAACGGGAGGAAATGAAGGATGACATGGAAGCGTTGATCCATCATTTCAAACTGTTTACCGAGGGCTACACGCTCCCGGCCGGCGAGGTTTATACCGCCATCGAGCATCCCAAGGGCGAGTTGGGTGTCTATCTGGTTTCCGACGGGGCGAACAAGCCTTATCGACTGAAGGTCCGTGCCCCCGGTTTTTCTCACCTTGCCGCCATGGACGAAATGAGCGAGGGGCATATGCTGGCGGATGTGGTGGCGATTATCGGCACCATGGATATTGTATTCGGAGAGATCGATCGATGA
- the nuoE gene encoding NADH-quinone oxidoreductase subunit NuoE has product MRRDRSMMAQHKKSASKLHLINDESRAEIDRWIAKYPEDQKQSAVMAALRILQDQNKGYLNNDLIEATAEYLEMPPIAVYEVATFYSMYELEPVGRHKICVCTNISCKLCGSDDVVKHLQERLGIGLGETSDDGRFTLKEVECLGACVDAPMFQLEDNYYGKLTPQRIDEILEGLD; this is encoded by the coding sequence ATTCGGAGAGATCGATCGATGATGGCGCAACATAAAAAATCCGCGAGCAAACTGCACCTGATTAATGACGAATCGCGCGCCGAAATTGACCGGTGGATTGCCAAATACCCCGAGGATCAGAAACAGTCGGCGGTAATGGCGGCACTGCGTATTTTACAGGATCAGAACAAGGGCTATTTGAATAACGATCTGATCGAGGCGACTGCGGAATATCTCGAGATGCCGCCGATCGCCGTTTATGAAGTGGCCACCTTCTATTCCATGTATGAACTGGAGCCGGTCGGGCGCCACAAGATCTGTGTTTGTACCAATATCTCCTGCAAGTTATGCGGCTCGGACGATGTGGTCAAGCATTTGCAGGAACGACTGGGTATCGGTCTGGGTGAAACTTCCGATGACGGTCGTTTCACACTCAAGGAAGTGGAGTGCCTCGGCGCCTGTGTCGATGCGCCGATGTTCCAGCTTGAGGACAACTACTATGGCAAACTGACACCACAACGTATTGATGAAATTCTCGAAGGCCTCGATTGA
- the nuoF gene encoding NADH-quinone oxidoreductase subunit NuoF, translating to MANEVCFRTLYLDKPWTLDSYLSVGGYEMLKKILAEQTPQEQIIEELKTSSLRGRGGAGFPTGLKWSFMPRNAPGQKYIVCNSDEGEPGTCKDRDVMRYNPHQLIEGMIIAGYTIGASVGYNYIRGEFWEPYERVEAALEEARAAGLLGKNILGSGFDFELHNHLGAGAYICGEETALLESLEGKKGLPRFKPPFPAGYGLYGKPTTINNTETLASVPVILQHGGEWFLELGKPNNGGTKLFSVTGHVNKPGNFEVPLGTPFSELLELAGGMRDGHKLKAVIPGGSSVPVLPADIIMETDMDYDSLAKAGSMLGAGSVIVMDETTCMVDALARLSHFYFEESCGQCTPCREGTGWLSRVIHRIEHGQGKPEDMDLLDDVASRIAGRTICALGDAAAMPVQSFLKHYRDEFQYHIDHGKCLVGGRS from the coding sequence ATGGCAAATGAAGTTTGCTTCCGCACGCTGTATCTTGACAAACCCTGGACGCTGGACAGTTATCTCAGTGTCGGCGGCTACGAGATGCTGAAAAAAATCCTCGCCGAGCAGACTCCGCAGGAACAGATCATCGAGGAACTGAAAACCTCCTCGCTGCGTGGCCGTGGTGGCGCCGGCTTCCCCACCGGACTCAAGTGGAGCTTTATGCCGCGCAATGCGCCGGGGCAGAAATATATTGTCTGTAATTCCGATGAAGGCGAGCCGGGCACCTGCAAGGACCGGGATGTCATGCGCTATAACCCGCATCAGTTGATCGAAGGCATGATTATCGCCGGCTATACCATCGGCGCCTCGGTTGGTTACAACTATATTCGCGGCGAATTCTGGGAGCCTTATGAGCGGGTTGAAGCGGCCCTGGAAGAAGCCCGCGCCGCCGGCCTGCTGGGCAAGAATATTCTGGGCAGCGGGTTTGATTTTGAGCTGCACAATCACCTGGGTGCCGGTGCCTATATTTGCGGCGAGGAGACCGCGCTGCTGGAATCCCTGGAAGGCAAGAAAGGCCTGCCGCGCTTCAAGCCGCCATTCCCGGCCGGTTATGGTCTGTATGGCAAGCCGACCACTATTAACAATACCGAGACCCTGGCCTCGGTGCCGGTGATCCTGCAACACGGCGGCGAGTGGTTTCTGGAGCTGGGTAAACCCAACAATGGCGGTACCAAGCTGTTCAGTGTTACCGGTCACGTGAACAAGCCGGGCAACTTCGAAGTCCCGCTGGGTACACCGTTTTCCGAGTTGCTGGAGCTGGCCGGGGGCATGCGCGACGGTCACAAACTCAAGGCCGTCATTCCCGGAGGCTCTTCGGTGCCAGTGTTGCCCGCCGACATCATCATGGAGACCGACATGGATTACGACTCGCTGGCCAAGGCCGGCAGCATGCTGGGTGCCGGATCGGTGATCGTGATGGATGAGACCACCTGCATGGTGGATGCCCTGGCACGTTTGTCGCACTTTTATTTCGAGGAATCCTGCGGCCAGTGCACGCCCTGCCGCGAGGGGACGGGCTGGCTGTCGCGGGTGATACATCGCATCGAACACGGTCAGGGTAAACCCGAAGACATGGACCTGCTGGATGATGTCGCCTCGCGCATTGCCGGGCGCACCATCTGTGCGCTGGGAGATGCGGCCGCGATGCCGGTGCAGAGTTTTCTCAAGCATTACCGGGATGAATTCCAGTATCACATCGACCATGGCAAGTGCCTGGTCGGTGGACGCTCATAA
- the nuoG gene encoding NADH-quinone oxidoreductase subunit NuoG encodes MSDVNIEINGISLQVPSGTMLIEAADNAGITIPRFCYHKKLSVAANCRMCLVEVEKAPKPLPACATPVTDGMKVFTQSELAIEAQKSVMEFLLINHPLDCPICDQGGECDLQDIAMGYGKDVSRFAEKKRVVPSKNIGPLIATDMTRCIHCTRCVRFGQEIGGIMELGAYGRGEDTRIGTYMESAVSSEMSGNVIDLCPVGALTSKPYRYRGRPWENQQRDSIAAHDCVGANLDIEVRRNTVMRVLPKENEAINEVWLSDRDRFSYTALYDEQRARHALIKQGDEWKPVDWQIALNYAVEGIRTVQQQNAGKLGALTSSSATLEEMYLLQKLLRSLGSHNIDHRLRQLDFRAQEMMPRYPSLGTSIGELEQLDAGLLIGSCIRKDQPILAHRLRKTALGGASIMSVNAIDYDVNFPLAESIVTAPTDMPRTLAGVAKALLTLSGESAPADLAGELENITTHDDELAIANHLHSADKAAVLLGTQGMGQYEFSELQALGSLIARLSGASFGYLSEGANSAGAWLAGAIPHRLAGGEAVSEAGQHAGEMLGQAMGAMLLLNVEPEFDSAYGAEALKAIDATEFVVCLSPFVSDSLKRCCDVILPVTPFTEMSGTLVNAEGRWQSFDPAVNPLDEAKPAWKVLRVLGNLFELDGFEQVTSGEVRDELKQLTGEAPQADPGQWPAPALRSAGNDLQRIGHLPIYAVDSLVRRARPLQDTADAIAAAAYMNEQTARDNGVLEADSVLVRQAGGEARLPLVIDDAVPTHCVLIPYGVPGSEMLGHAYGPIELQQG; translated from the coding sequence ATGTCAGACGTTAACATTGAAATCAACGGGATCTCGCTTCAGGTACCTTCGGGCACGATGTTGATCGAAGCGGCGGATAATGCCGGGATCACGATTCCGCGTTTCTGTTATCACAAGAAACTGTCCGTGGCGGCCAACTGCCGTATGTGCCTGGTCGAAGTGGAAAAGGCACCGAAGCCGCTTCCCGCCTGTGCCACGCCGGTCACCGACGGCATGAAAGTGTTTACCCAATCCGAGCTTGCGATCGAAGCCCAGAAGAGTGTGATGGAATTTTTGTTGATCAACCATCCTCTGGATTGCCCGATTTGCGATCAGGGCGGGGAATGTGATCTGCAGGACATCGCCATGGGATACGGCAAGGATGTGTCGCGTTTTGCCGAAAAGAAACGCGTGGTGCCGAGCAAAAATATCGGCCCGTTGATTGCCACCGACATGACCCGTTGCATCCATTGCACCCGTTGTGTGCGTTTCGGGCAGGAGATCGGCGGCATTATGGAGCTGGGGGCCTATGGGCGAGGCGAGGACACGCGTATCGGGACCTATATGGAAAGCGCGGTTTCCTCGGAAATGTCCGGCAATGTTATCGACCTGTGTCCGGTCGGGGCGCTGACGTCCAAGCCCTATCGTTATCGCGGCCGGCCCTGGGAAAACCAGCAGCGCGACAGCATCGCCGCGCATGATTGCGTTGGCGCCAACCTGGACATTGAAGTTCGGCGTAATACCGTGATGCGGGTCCTGCCGAAGGAAAACGAGGCGATTAACGAAGTCTGGCTGTCCGATCGGGATCGGTTCAGTTATACCGCGCTGTATGATGAGCAACGCGCTCGCCATGCCCTGATCAAACAGGGCGATGAATGGAAACCGGTCGACTGGCAGATTGCGCTCAATTACGCGGTCGAGGGAATCAGGACCGTGCAGCAACAAAATGCCGGGAAGCTCGGGGCGCTGACCTCATCCAGCGCCACGCTCGAGGAAATGTACCTGCTGCAAAAACTGCTGCGCAGTCTCGGCAGTCACAATATCGATCATCGCCTACGTCAGCTTGATTTTCGTGCCCAGGAGATGATGCCGCGTTATCCCTCGCTGGGGACAAGCATTGGCGAACTGGAACAACTCGACGCGGGGCTGCTGATCGGTTCCTGTATCCGCAAGGACCAGCCCATTCTGGCGCACCGCCTGCGCAAGACCGCGCTCGGCGGCGCCAGCATCATGTCGGTGAATGCCATCGACTATGATGTGAACTTCCCGCTGGCCGAATCTATCGTGACCGCCCCGACCGACATGCCCCGGACGCTGGCCGGTGTCGCCAAGGCGTTACTGACCCTGAGCGGCGAGTCGGCTCCGGCGGATCTGGCCGGTGAGCTGGAAAATATCACCACCCATGACGATGAACTGGCTATCGCCAACCATCTGCACAGCGCCGACAAGGCCGCGGTCCTGCTCGGCACCCAGGGCATGGGCCAGTACGAATTCAGCGAACTGCAGGCACTGGGCAGTCTGATCGCCCGCCTGTCCGGCGCCAGCTTCGGTTATCTGAGCGAGGGCGCCAACAGCGCCGGCGCCTGGCTGGCCGGTGCGATACCGCACCGCCTCGCCGGGGGGGAAGCGGTTAGCGAAGCGGGACAGCATGCCGGCGAGATGCTGGGTCAGGCCATGGGGGCTATGTTGTTGCTGAACGTCGAACCGGAGTTCGACTCGGCCTACGGGGCCGAAGCGCTGAAGGCCATCGATGCCACCGAGTTTGTGGTTTGCCTGAGCCCGTTTGTCAGCGACAGTCTCAAGCGCTGTTGTGATGTAATCCTGCCGGTGACCCCGTTCACCGAAATGTCCGGCACGCTGGTGAATGCTGAAGGCCGCTGGCAGAGCTTTGATCCGGCGGTGAACCCGCTGGACGAGGCCAAGCCGGCCTGGAAAGTCTTGCGGGTACTGGGCAACCTGTTTGAACTGGACGGGTTTGAGCAGGTGACCTCCGGGGAAGTCCGGGATGAGCTGAAGCAGCTCACCGGCGAGGCGCCGCAAGCCGATCCGGGGCAATGGCCTGCCCCGGCATTACGTTCCGCCGGGAATGATTTACAACGCATTGGTCATCTGCCCATCTATGCAGTGGACTCACTGGTGCGTCGGGCCCGGCCATTACAGGATACGGCCGATGCGATTGCCGCGGCCGCTTATATGAATGAGCAGACGGCCCGTGACAACGGGGTCCTTGAGGCCGACAGTGTGCTGGTGCGCCAGGCCGGCGGGGAAGCCAGACTGCCTCTGGTGATCGACGACGCCGTGCCGACACACTGTGTTCTGATTCCCTATGGCGTACCGGGCAGTGAAATGCTGGGTCACGCCTACGGGCCGATTGAATTGCAACAGGGTTAG
- the nuoH gene encoding NADH-quinone oxidoreductase subunit NuoH has product MEWLNSTYQSLAEFTIWWFAQPAVLIMLQIVMIVAPLMLAVAYLTFAERKIIGAMQVRMGPTRVGPRGWLQPIADALKLIFKEIVIPTGANKVLFVIAPILSIGPALAAWAVIPFNAEYVLADINAGLLYVLAITSVGVYGVIIAGWASNSKYALLGAMRSAAQIVAYEIAMGFALVTVIMAAGSLNIGTIIESQAGSPLHWFWLPLLPMFVIYFISGVAETNRAPFDVAEGESEIVAGFHVEYSGMVFAVFFLAEYANMILISVLAAVLFLGGWLSPFEGWLPASWFEITGVGLLLGHGVHWLLIKTAIFLFFYLWFRATFPRYRYDQIMRLGWKVFIPITIVWLMVVGIMILTGFGWWFD; this is encoded by the coding sequence ATGGAATGGCTTAATTCAACCTATCAATCACTGGCCGAATTCACCATCTGGTGGTTCGCGCAGCCCGCCGTGCTGATCATGCTGCAGATTGTGATGATCGTTGCGCCGCTGATGCTGGCGGTGGCTTATCTGACGTTTGCCGAGCGCAAGATCATCGGCGCCATGCAGGTGCGCATGGGGCCCACCCGCGTCGGTCCGCGCGGCTGGTTGCAACCGATCGCCGATGCGCTCAAGCTGATCTTCAAGGAAATCGTCATTCCGACCGGTGCCAACAAGGTGCTGTTCGTGATTGCGCCGATTCTCTCCATTGGTCCGGCGCTGGCGGCCTGGGCGGTGATCCCGTTCAATGCCGAGTATGTGCTGGCCGACATCAATGCCGGCCTGCTTTACGTGCTCGCGATTACTTCGGTCGGGGTCTATGGCGTGATCATCGCCGGCTGGGCGTCCAATTCCAAATATGCCCTGCTCGGTGCCATGCGCTCGGCGGCACAGATTGTCGCTTATGAGATCGCCATGGGCTTTGCACTGGTGACCGTGATCATGGCCGCCGGCAGCCTGAATATCGGCACGATTATCGAATCCCAGGCCGGCAGTCCGTTGCACTGGTTCTGGCTGCCACTGCTGCCGATGTTCGTGATCTATTTTATCTCCGGCGTGGCCGAGACCAATCGTGCCCCGTTCGATGTGGCCGAGGGCGAGTCGGAAATCGTCGCCGGGTTCCATGTCGAATACTCGGGCATGGTCTTCGCCGTGTTCTTCCTGGCCGAATACGCCAACATGATCCTGATCTCGGTCCTGGCCGCGGTCTTGTTCCTGGGCGGCTGGTTATCACCGTTTGAAGGCTGGCTGCCGGCCAGCTGGTTCGAAATTACCGGCGTCGGTCTGTTACTTGGACATGGCGTTCACTGGCTGTTGATTAAAACGGCCATTTTCCTGTTTTTCTATCTATGGTTCCGCGCCACCTTCCCGCGTTATCGCTATGATCAAATCATGCGTCTGGGCTGGAAGGTCTTCATTCCGATTACCATCGTCTGGCTGATGGTGGTCGGTATCATGATCCTGACCGGCTTCGGTTGGTGGTTTGACTAG
- the nuoI gene encoding NADH-quinone oxidoreductase subunit NuoI, whose protein sequence is MNTAVRFLKSLFLLELFRGMRLTGRHLFVRKVTLQYPEEHTPLSPRFRGLHALRRYPNGEERCIACKLCEVVCPALAITIESEQRDDGTRRTTRYDIDLTKCIFCGYCEESCPVDSIVETHIFEYHGEKRGDLYMTKDRLLAIGDKYEKEIADARAEDAPYR, encoded by the coding sequence ATGAATACCGCAGTACGGTTTCTCAAAAGTCTGTTCCTGCTGGAATTGTTCCGGGGGATGCGGCTTACCGGCCGGCATCTGTTTGTACGCAAGGTCACCCTGCAGTATCCGGAAGAACACACGCCGCTGTCACCGCGCTTTCGCGGTCTGCACGCGCTGCGTCGTTATCCCAACGGCGAAGAACGCTGCATTGCCTGCAAACTCTGTGAAGTGGTCTGTCCGGCGCTGGCTATTACCATCGAGTCGGAACAGCGCGATGACGGGACCCGGCGTACGACCCGGTACGATATCGATCTGACCAAATGCATTTTCTGCGGTTATTGCGAGGAGTCCTGCCCGGTCGACTCGATTGTTGAAACCCATATTTTCGAATACCACGGGGAAAAGCGCGGCGATCTCTACATGACCAAGGATCGTCTGCTGGCGATAGGTGATAAATACGAAAAAGAGATTGCCGATGCCCGGGCCGAAGACGCGCCATACCGTTAA
- a CDS encoding NADH-quinone oxidoreductase subunit J, whose translation MVEKIIFYIFAAIMVFGATMVISVRNPVRAALFLVLTFFASAAIWMLLEAEFLAITLVLVYVGAVMVLFLFVVMMLDINTAQLKEGFIRYLPVGIGVAILLVVMLVGVVGPENFSLDKMPAPERHAADYSNTRELGNVLYTVYVYPFEIAAVILLVAIVAAIALTLRKRPTTKYQNPDSQIAVKREDRVRVIKMQSDDRK comes from the coding sequence ATGGTAGAAAAAATCATTTTTTATATCTTTGCCGCCATCATGGTGTTTGGCGCCACCATGGTGATCAGTGTGCGCAATCCGGTGCGTGCCGCCCTGTTTCTGGTGCTGACCTTTTTCGCCAGTGCCGCCATCTGGATGCTGCTGGAGGCGGAATTCCTCGCCATCACCCTGGTGCTGGTCTATGTCGGCGCGGTCATGGTGCTGTTTTTGTTCGTGGTGATGATGCTGGATATCAACACGGCCCAGCTGAAAGAGGGCTTTATTCGTTATCTGCCGGTCGGGATCGGCGTTGCTATCCTGCTGGTTGTCATGCTGGTCGGGGTGGTCGGTCCCGAGAACTTCAGCCTGGACAAGATGCCGGCCCCGGAACGCCACGCGGCGGACTACAGCAATACCCGTGAACTGGGTAACGTGCTGTACACCGTTTACGTTTATCCGTTCGAGATTGCCGCGGTCATTCTGCTGGTGGCGATCGTCGCCGCGATAGCCCTGACCCTGCGCAAGCGGCCGACCACCAAGTACCAGAATCCGGACAGTCAGATCGCGGTCAAGCGCGAGGATCGGGTGCGGGTGATTAAAATGCAGTCCGACGACAGGAAATAG